A segment of the Hallerella succinigenes genome:
CGGAAGCGGGCGGTGGCATGGTGAAGGTTGTGCTCAACGGTCAGGGCATCATGACTTCGATCAAGATCCACCCGGATGCTGTCGACAAGGATGATGTCGAAGCTCTTGAAGATTTGATCATGGCTGCCGTGAATTCGGCAACGAAGAAGAAGGATGACACTTCCAAGGCTAGCATGGAAGAACTCACCGCCGGTATGCGCATCCCGGGACTCATGTAAGCCTTTTTCAAAGAAATGAAAATAGACCGCTGGATTCAGCGGTCCTTTTTTTCAAAAAGGAAACTTTAGTAAGCTCCGTTGCTCTTGAACACCGCCTTGAAGGTCTTTGCCACGAGCTGCAGGTCAATGCCAAAGTTCGAATGACGCACGTACTTGTTGTCAAGGCGCATCTGACCTTCGAACGGAATGTCGCTTCGACCGCTGACCTGCCAGAAACAGGTGAGACCCGGTGTCACGGAAAGGCGCATTTTATGCCACGGCAAGTATTCTGCAACTTCCGACGGAAGCGGTGGGCGCGGTCCGACGACCGACATGTCTCCGGCAAGAATGTTGAACAGCTGGGGAAGTTCGTCTAGGCTGAACTTGCGAAGGATATGGCCCATCGGATAAATGCGCGGATCGTTCTTCATTTTGAAGGTCGGACCGCTGGATTCGTTGAACTTTTGAAGTTCCTTTTTGCGGGATTCCGCATCGATGTACATACTGCGGAATTTGTACATCGTAAAGAGCTTGCCGTTTTTGCCGACGCGGATTTGCTTAAAGATAACGGGTCCCTTCGGGTCGCTGAACTTGACGATCAAGGCGCAGGCGATGAGAACCGGGGAAAGCAAAACGATGCCGCAGAAGGACGATACCACGTCGAAGGACCGCTTGATGAATTCCTTGGCGTAAACGGAAAATTTGTTCGTTTGGGTGAGAATGTCACCGTAGAACAGGCGCTTGAGCGAGAAAAAACCGTTGTTGCGCATATTGAACTTTTCAATCGCTTCGTCGAATTCCTGATCCCGCTTTTCTTGAAGACCGGTGTAAACGCAGACCTGGAAAATCGGCTGCTTGGTCTTTTTACGCAGAATGTCGACGAGACCCGCCTTTTTAATATTGACGAGCATTTTGCGACGCAGGCGTTCCAAAACGCGCAGGTCAGAATCGATCAAGATGACGCCTAAACCGTCAGGATTGTCTAGATAACCAACGACATCGGTAAATTTGGTTTCGGTCAAGACGGTGAGGACCGCAATTTTCCATGCCCGGACATAAGATGAATCGAACTTGCTGAATCCGACGATGTCGAACTGGCGGGTAATAATCTTAAAGTAGAGGAATGGATGCTGATTGCGGTTTGTACGCAAAAACTC
Coding sequences within it:
- a CDS encoding YbaB/EbfC family nucleoid-associated protein, which codes for MNMQKMLKDLQKMQSKMVKAQNDLQAQSFEAEAGGGMVKVVLNGQGIMTSIKIHPDAVDKDDVEALEDLIMAAVNSATKKKDDTSKASMEELTAGMRIPGLM
- a CDS encoding sugar transferase translates to MHDNFTQSTLGDFLSPQNIGNTVYPANFFKARLREEFLRTNRNQHPFLYFKIITRQFDIVGFSKFDSSYVRAWKIAVLTVLTETKFTDVVGYLDNPDGLGVILIDSDLRVLERLRRKMLVNIKKAGLVDILRKKTKQPIFQVCVYTGLQEKRDQEFDEAIEKFNMRNNGFFSLKRLFYGDILTQTNKFSVYAKEFIKRSFDVVSSFCGIVLLSPVLIACALIVKFSDPKGPVIFKQIRVGKNGKLFTMYKFRSMYIDAESRKKELQKFNESSGPTFKMKNDPRIYPMGHILRKFSLDELPQLFNILAGDMSVVGPRPPLPSEVAEYLPWHKMRLSVTPGLTCFWQVSGRSDIPFEGQMRLDNKYVRHSNFGIDLQLVAKTFKAVFKSNGAY